From a single Sinomonas atrocyanea genomic region:
- the polA gene encoding DNA polymerase I: MAFRAFFALPADSFVNAAGQHTNAVHGFTSMLINLVRDQQPTHVAVAFDVSDETTQRKVIYSEYKGGRNATPPEFAGQIDYIKKVMGALGVRTMELPGHEADDILATLAAQGTAAGFEVLLVSGDRDTFQLVDDHVAVLYPRKGVSDIPRMDAAAIEEKYFVPPARYPDLAALVGESADNLPGVPGVGPKTAAKWITQYGGLEGVLEHADEIKGKAGESLRANIEAVRRNRQLNRLLTDLELPLALDDLADPRPERAAVEALFDELEFKALRARVYDVFGTEGPEETADAFHVPPHSVPADDAGLAAALADLTAGAGGRPVAVVVRTDGAGPRPRAEAVALATAGAAVVVPLDGGDGGVPAPLAGWLEDASVTKATAEFKETGKALRGRGTELAGVVDDVSISGYLAEPDRRSYALGDLAQHHLGIELAAGAPATGQLALDLDGAEAAAAALARKAAVVHALHEALAPKLEEVGASGLLQDMELPLSRVLLDMEWAGITVDQQQIDALMAELGTASEQAAAAAYEAIGHQVNLGSPKQLQTVLFEELALPKTKKIKTGYTTDAASLKELLDKTGHPFLEALMAHRESSKLRQMVETLKKAVTADGRIHTTYAQTIAATGRLSSNNPNLQNIPIRSEEGRRVRDVFVAGEGYESLLSADYSQIEMRIMAHLSGDEGLIEAYRQGEDLHRFVGSRIFHVAPADVTSEMRSKVKAMSYGLAYGLSSFGLSKQLEISVDEARTLMKDYFDRFGAVRDYLRGVVEQARQDGYTQTIFGRRRYLPDLTSTNRVHRELAERIALNSPIQGSAADIIKRAMIGVEGRLRESGLGSRLLLQIHDELVVEVAPGEEAAVRSIVEHEMGSAAELSVPLDVQIGVGRTWNDAGH; encoded by the coding sequence ATGGCGTTCCGCGCCTTCTTCGCCCTGCCGGCGGACAGCTTCGTCAACGCCGCGGGCCAGCACACGAACGCCGTGCACGGCTTCACGTCGATGCTCATCAACCTCGTGCGCGACCAGCAGCCCACGCACGTCGCCGTCGCGTTCGACGTCAGCGACGAGACCACGCAGCGCAAGGTGATCTACAGCGAGTACAAGGGCGGCCGCAACGCGACGCCGCCCGAGTTCGCCGGCCAGATCGACTACATCAAGAAGGTCATGGGCGCCCTCGGCGTCCGCACGATGGAACTGCCCGGGCACGAGGCCGACGACATCCTCGCGACCCTTGCCGCCCAGGGCACGGCGGCGGGCTTCGAGGTGCTGCTCGTCTCCGGCGACCGCGACACGTTCCAGCTCGTCGACGACCACGTGGCCGTGCTCTACCCGCGCAAGGGCGTGAGCGACATCCCGCGCATGGACGCGGCGGCGATCGAGGAGAAGTACTTCGTCCCGCCGGCCCGCTATCCCGACCTCGCCGCCCTGGTGGGCGAGTCCGCGGACAACCTGCCCGGCGTCCCCGGCGTGGGCCCCAAGACGGCCGCGAAGTGGATCACCCAGTACGGCGGACTCGAGGGCGTGCTCGAGCACGCGGACGAGATCAAGGGCAAGGCAGGGGAGAGCCTGCGGGCCAACATCGAGGCAGTGCGGCGCAACCGGCAGCTGAACCGGCTCCTGACCGACCTCGAGCTGCCGCTCGCCCTCGACGACCTCGCCGACCCGCGCCCCGAGCGCGCGGCCGTTGAGGCACTCTTCGACGAGCTCGAGTTCAAGGCGCTGCGGGCGCGCGTCTACGACGTCTTCGGCACGGAGGGCCCCGAGGAGACCGCGGACGCCTTCCACGTGCCGCCGCATTCCGTTCCGGCGGACGACGCCGGGCTGGCCGCCGCCCTCGCGGACCTCACCGCGGGCGCGGGCGGGCGGCCCGTCGCGGTCGTGGTCCGGACCGACGGGGCAGGGCCCCGGCCCCGCGCCGAGGCGGTCGCGCTCGCGACGGCGGGAGCCGCCGTCGTGGTCCCGCTCGACGGCGGCGACGGCGGCGTCCCCGCGCCCCTCGCGGGCTGGCTCGAAGATGCCTCGGTGACGAAGGCCACGGCCGAGTTCAAGGAGACCGGGAAGGCCCTCCGAGGGCGCGGGACGGAGCTCGCCGGCGTCGTCGACGACGTCTCGATCTCGGGCTACCTCGCGGAGCCGGACCGCCGCTCCTACGCGCTCGGCGACCTCGCCCAGCACCATCTCGGGATCGAGCTCGCGGCCGGCGCTCCGGCCACCGGCCAGCTCGCGCTGGACCTCGACGGCGCAGAAGCCGCGGCCGCGGCGCTCGCCCGGAAGGCCGCCGTCGTGCACGCCCTCCACGAAGCCCTCGCCCCCAAACTCGAGGAGGTCGGGGCGAGCGGGCTCCTGCAGGACATGGAGCTGCCGCTCTCGCGGGTCCTGCTCGACATGGAGTGGGCCGGCATCACCGTGGACCAGCAGCAGATCGACGCGCTGATGGCGGAGCTGGGCACGGCGAGCGAGCAGGCCGCCGCCGCGGCCTACGAGGCGATCGGCCACCAGGTCAACCTCGGCTCGCCCAAGCAGCTGCAGACGGTGCTCTTCGAGGAGCTCGCGCTGCCCAAGACGAAGAAGATCAAGACGGGCTACACGACGGACGCCGCCTCGCTCAAGGAACTCCTCGACAAGACGGGGCATCCCTTCCTCGAGGCGCTCATGGCCCACCGCGAGTCGAGCAAGCTGCGGCAGATGGTCGAGACCCTCAAGAAGGCGGTCACGGCCGACGGCCGCATCCACACGACCTACGCCCAGACGATCGCCGCGACGGGCCGCCTGTCCTCGAACAACCCGAACCTGCAGAACATCCCGATCCGCTCCGAGGAGGGCCGGCGGGTGCGCGACGTGTTCGTCGCGGGGGAGGGCTACGAGTCCCTGCTGTCCGCCGACTACTCGCAGATCGAGATGCGCATCATGGCGCACCTGTCCGGCGACGAGGGCCTCATCGAGGCATACCGGCAGGGGGAGGACCTGCACCGCTTCGTCGGCTCGCGCATCTTCCACGTCGCCCCCGCGGACGTGACGAGCGAGATGCGCTCGAAGGTCAAGGCCATGAGCTACGGGCTCGCCTACGGGCTGTCCTCCTTCGGGCTGTCCAAGCAGCTCGAGATCTCCGTGGACGAGGCCCGCACCCTCATGAAGGACTACTTCGACCGCTTCGGGGCCGTGCGGGACTACCTCCGGGGCGTCGTGGAGCAGGCCCGGCAGGACGGCTACACCCAGACGATCTTCGGGCGTCGCCGCTACCTCCCGGACCTGACGAGCACCAACCGGGTGCACCGCGAGCTGGCCGAGCGGATTGCGCTGAACTCGCCGATCCAGGGCTCGGCGGCGGACATCATCAAGCGCGCGATGATCGGCGTCGAAGGGCGCCTGCGCGAGAGCGGCCTCGGATCCCGGCTCCTCCTGCAGATCCACGACGAGCTCGTGGTCGAGGTCGCGCCCGGCGAGGAGGCGGCCGTGCGGAGCATCGTCGAGCACGAGATGGGCTCGGCCGCCGAGCTGAGCGTCCCGCTCGACGTCCAGATCGGCGTGGGCCGCACCTGGAACGACGCCGGGCACTGA
- a CDS encoding GNAT family N-acetyltransferase: MGADTGTPGGTDYEIRRFRPRPASSPDYADTKRWIEAVHYGFYQKPGRDELTARIAESSVADDRELTGAYATAPAAAPALDAGRPVATFATFRKTLNVGHGVLVPAHMVTAVTVRTDHRRRGLLRRLMSEDLARAKADGVPVAALTASEASIYRRFGYGVATHERSVSVETGPRFRLAAPVRGRVVAAEPAAMLDLAPEIFARAHRAIPGSLGRQERYRLRAAGQWNEETGGEDHGVRVAVHLDEQGTPDGYAAYAFRGWETEPPTMELRDVVAATPEAYLGLWDFLGSLDLIERIEWEDAPVDDPLVWALEDPRVVRTGSVRDMLWLRILDVEAALSARKLAHDGELVLRIQDPLGFTDGRYRLSSSAGTAQVSRLAHDDPAQDDLVMDIAELSSAYVGGVSPVTLAEAGRIRVGAGRPAAATELARMLAVERPAHCLTHF, translated from the coding sequence ATGGGCGCGGACACGGGAACGCCGGGCGGCACCGACTACGAGATCCGCCGGTTCCGGCCGCGGCCGGCGTCGTCGCCCGACTACGCGGACACCAAGCGGTGGATCGAGGCAGTGCACTACGGCTTCTACCAGAAGCCCGGGCGGGACGAGCTCACCGCACGGATCGCCGAGTCGTCGGTGGCCGACGACCGTGAGCTCACCGGGGCGTATGCGACGGCTCCCGCCGCAGCCCCGGCGCTGGATGCCGGGCGCCCGGTGGCCACCTTCGCCACGTTCCGCAAGACCCTCAACGTGGGCCACGGGGTGCTCGTCCCCGCCCACATGGTCACGGCCGTCACCGTCCGGACGGACCACCGGCGCCGCGGACTCCTCCGCCGCCTCATGTCCGAGGACCTCGCCCGGGCGAAGGCCGACGGCGTGCCGGTCGCCGCGCTGACGGCCTCCGAGGCCTCGATCTACCGGCGCTTCGGCTACGGCGTCGCGACGCACGAGCGGAGCGTGAGCGTCGAGACGGGGCCGCGGTTCCGGCTCGCGGCACCCGTGCGCGGCCGGGTGGTCGCGGCCGAGCCGGCGGCGATGCTGGACCTCGCCCCGGAGATCTTCGCCCGTGCCCACCGCGCGATCCCCGGCTCACTGGGCCGGCAGGAGCGCTATCGACTGCGGGCGGCGGGCCAGTGGAACGAGGAGACCGGGGGAGAGGACCACGGCGTGCGCGTCGCGGTGCACCTCGACGAGCAGGGCACCCCCGACGGCTACGCCGCGTACGCATTCCGCGGCTGGGAGACGGAACCGCCCACCATGGAGCTGCGCGACGTCGTCGCGGCGACCCCGGAGGCTTACCTCGGGCTGTGGGACTTCCTCGGTTCGCTCGACCTGATCGAGCGCATCGAGTGGGAGGACGCCCCCGTGGACGACCCGCTCGTGTGGGCCCTCGAGGACCCGCGGGTGGTGCGCACCGGCTCGGTGCGGGACATGCTGTGGCTGCGGATCCTCGACGTCGAGGCCGCCCTGTCGGCGCGGAAGCTGGCGCACGACGGCGAGCTGGTCCTGCGCATCCAGGACCCGCTCGGGTTCACCGACGGCAGGTACCGCCTGTCCTCCTCGGCGGGCACCGCGCAGGTTTCCCGCCTCGCCCACGACGACCCCGCTCAGGACGACCTCGTCATGGACATCGCGGAGCTCTCCTCGGCCTACGTCGGCGGGGTGAGCCCGGTGACGCTCGCCGAGGCGGGCCGCATCCGCGTCGGCGCCGGGCGTCCGGCGGCGGCAACTGAGCTTGCCCGGATGCTCGCCGTGGAGCGCCCCGCCCACTGCCTCACGCACTTCTAG
- a CDS encoding polysaccharide deacetylase family protein, with translation MLARRRVLTALPALALAACAPAPTASLSAGAPDRASGAAPGGAAPTGPAVRPRPTAEQIGRQFAGRLPKAWGLQVPGVVTRGAVASVALTFDACGGRGGGGYDARLIAALRKHRVPATLFLNARWIAANPGPAAELAADPLFELADHGTAHRPLSVTGRAAYGIPGTASLAAVYEELLSNRAHLESLMGTPRPWYRPGTAYYDDVAADVVRAVGLVPVGFSLNGDGGATFSPGQVATEVGKARAGDIVISHMNHPEGGTARGYEAALPRLTGQGTTFTTLSRAGLPWE, from the coding sequence ATGCTCGCGCGCCGACGTGTGCTCACCGCCCTGCCAGCACTGGCACTGGCCGCGTGCGCGCCCGCGCCGACCGCCTCGCTGTCCGCCGGCGCTCCCGACAGAGCGTCCGGTGCGGCCCCGGGCGGCGCGGCGCCGACCGGCCCCGCGGTCCGTCCGCGTCCCACCGCCGAGCAGATCGGCCGGCAGTTCGCCGGGCGCCTGCCGAAGGCGTGGGGGCTCCAGGTGCCCGGCGTCGTGACCCGCGGCGCCGTCGCGTCCGTCGCCCTCACCTTCGACGCCTGCGGAGGCCGCGGGGGCGGGGGATACGACGCCCGCCTCATCGCCGCCCTGAGGAAGCACCGCGTCCCTGCGACGCTGTTCCTCAACGCCCGCTGGATCGCCGCGAATCCCGGCCCTGCCGCCGAGCTGGCGGCCGACCCGCTGTTCGAGCTCGCAGACCACGGCACGGCGCACCGCCCGCTCTCGGTGACCGGGCGGGCGGCCTACGGCATCCCCGGCACGGCCTCCCTCGCCGCCGTCTATGAGGAGCTCCTCTCCAACAGGGCACATCTCGAGTCGCTCATGGGCACTCCCCGCCCTTGGTACCGGCCCGGCACCGCCTACTACGACGACGTGGCCGCGGATGTGGTCCGGGCCGTCGGCCTCGTCCCGGTCGGCTTCTCCCTCAATGGCGACGGCGGCGCGACCTTCTCGCCTGGGCAGGTGGCCACGGAGGTCGGGAAGGCGCGCGCCGGAGACATCGTGATCAGCCACATGAACCATCCCGAGGGCGGCACCGCGCGGGGCTACGAGGCGGCGCTGCCGCGGCTGACAGGGCAGGGGACCACCTTCACCACCCTCTCGAGGGCGGGCCTGCCCTGGGAATAG